Proteins from one Anopheles nili chromosome 2, idAnoNiliSN_F5_01, whole genome shotgun sequence genomic window:
- the LOC128732118 gene encoding mannose-1-phosphate guanyltransferase beta, whose amino-acid sequence MGVAGKGNGMRALILVGGYGTRLRPLTLSTPKPLVEFANKPILLHQIEALVEAGVTQVILAVSYRAEQMEAELSAQVERLGVKLIFSHETEPLGTAGPLALAKSILSESTEPFFVLNSDIICDFPFKDLEQFHRRHGREGTIVVTRVEEPSKYGVVLYADDGCIKSFIEKPQEFVSNKINAGMYVLNPSVLSRIELKPTSIEKEIFPVMSHQKELYAFELNGFWMDIGQPRDFLTGMCLYLTSLRQRQPELLYNGPAGFVGNVLVDPTAKIGAGCRIGPNVTIGPNVVIEDGVCIKRCTILKDAVIKSHSWLDSCIIGWRCVVGRWVRLEGTTVLGEDVIVQDEIYINGGQVLPHKSIALSVPEPQIIM is encoded by the coding sequence ATGGGCGTTGCTGGCAAGGGAAATGGAATGCGAGCGTTAATTCTTGTCGGAGGGTACGGCACTCGCCTTCGGCCGCTAACATTGAGCACTCCAAAACCACTGGTTGAATTCGCCAACAAGCCGATCTTACTGCATCAGATTGAGGCCCTCGTTGAAGCAGGAGTGACGCAGGTCATTCTAGCCGTTTCGTACCGCGCCGAGCAGATGGAAGCGGAATTGTCCGCCCAGGTGGAGCGCCTTGGTGTGAAGCTAATCTTCTCTCATGAAACAGAACCACTCGGCACGGCTGGACCATTAGCATTGGCTAAATCCATCCTGTCTGAAAGCACAGAACCGTTCTTCGTGCTGAACTCGGATATCATTtgcgattttcctttcaaagATTTGGAACAGTTTCACCGACGGCATGGGCGCGAGGGCACGATTGTCGTGACACGTGTCGAGGAGCCATCGAAGTATGGCGTGGTGCTCTATGCTGACGATGGCTGCATCAAGAGCTTCATCGAAAAGCCTCAGGAGTTCGTGAGCAACAAAATCAACGCTGGCATGTACGTGCTCAATCCGTCAGTCCTGTCGCGCATCGAACTAAAACCGACATCGATTGAGAAGGAAATCTTTCCCGTGATGTCCCATCAGAAGGAACTGTACGCCTTCGAGCTGAATGGCTTCTGGATGGACATCGGACAGCCGCGAGATTTCCTGACTGGAATGTGCTTATATTTGACATCGCTTCGACAGCGGCAACCAGAGCTGCTGTACAACGGGCCTGCTGGTTTCGTGGGAAATGTGCTAGTAGATCCCACGGCCAAGATCGGCGCTGGGTGTCGCATCGGGCCGAATGTTACGATCGGTCCAAACGTTGTTATCGAGGATGGTGTTTGTATAAAGCGTTGTACCATACTTAAGGACGCCGTTATTAAATCACATTCGTGGCTAGACAGTTGCATTATCGGATGGCGATGTGTCGTCGGAAGGTGGGTTCGGCTCGAAGGGACGACCGTGCTCGGAGAAGATGTGATCGTTCAGGACGAGATCTATATCAACGGAGGTCAGGTGCTGCCACACAAAAGCATAGCATTAAGCGTTCCTGAGCCGCAGATCATCATGTAG
- the LOC128720982 gene encoding geranylgeranyl transferase type-2 subunit beta produces MAFVSNDVRIADDSRELYFNKHIDYIANHGNDKNDYEYCMTEFLRMSGIYWGVTGLDLMNELDRLDKQLIIDFVKKCQCPVTGGISACEGHDPHMLYTLSAVQILIIYDCLDAIDVDMVAKYVASLQQLDGSFFGDKWGEVDTRFSFCAVAILSLIGRMDVMDVDKAVNFVMSCCNSDGGFGSKPNAESHAGLIYCCVGFLSITDQLHRLDCERLAWWLCERQLPSGGLNGRPEKLPDVCYSWWVLASLTIIGRLHWISAEKLENFILSCQDAETGGFADRTGNLPDIFHTLFGLGALSLLGDKRLKPVNPTFCMPQYVIDRCRLNPRVITL; encoded by the exons ATG GCCTTCGTTTCGAATGATGTGAGGATAGCCGATGATTCAAGGGAATTGTACTTTAATAAGCACATCGATTACATAGCAAATCATGGCAACGACAAGAACGATTAT GAGTATTGCATGACCGAATTCCTTCGAATGTCCGGCATCTACTGGGGTGTGACGGGTTTAGATCTTATGAACGAACTGGATCGACTGGATAAGCAGCTAATCATAGATTTCGTGAAAAAATGTCAATGTCCGGTAACGGGTGGTATATCCGCATGTGAAGGTCACGATCCACACATGCTGTACACGCTCAGTGCCGTTCAAATTCTGATCATTTATGATTGCCTGGATGCCATCGATGTGGATATGGTGGCAAAATATGTGGCCTCACTGCAACAATTAGATGGAAGCTTCTTTGGAGATAAGTGGGGAGAAGTGGACACACGGTTCTCATTTTGCGCAGTTGCTATTTTGAGCTTGATC GGCCGAATGGACGTAATGGATGTGGATAAAGCCGTCAACTTTGTAATGTCATGCTGCAATTCAGACGGAGGCTTTGGTTCGAAACCCAATGCCGAAAGTCACGCCGGGCTTATTTATTGCTGTGTCGGGTTCCTATCGATAACGGATCAGCTGCACCGACTGGATTGCGAACGCCTGGCATGGTGGTTATGCGAACGACAGCTTCCTAGTGGCGGTCTAAACGGGCGACCCGAGAAACTACCAGACGTGTGCTATTCCTGGTGGGTGTTGGCTTCCTTGACGATCATCGGACGGTTGCATTGGATCAGTGCGGAAAagttggaaaatttcattcTCTCCTGCCAGGACGCCGAAACTGGTGGGTTTGCCGATCGAACCGGAAATCTACCAGATATTTTCCACACGCTCTTTGGGTTGGGCGCGCTCTCATTGCTCGGTGATAAACGATTGAAGCCGGTTAATCCCACATTCTGCATGCCGCAGTACGTTATTGATCGGTGTCGATTGAACCCAAGAGTAATAACGCTTTAA
- the LOC128721080 gene encoding transmembrane protein 256 homolog translates to MGLNDAVNYVLFNNPVSNSMWSMASHGARIVGLKPKAIAQTAVTHSSSAVQQVLPPLWKILGHNRYVLKLAGFSGAMAVILGAYGAHYHFIPNDDVKERDPKQIFEMTNRYHFIHSLALLAAPLARRPVLTATLMGLGMTLFCGSCYYVAFSNDRRVVKLTPMGGFLLIFGWLSFVL, encoded by the exons ATGGGCTTAAACGACGCTGTTAATTACGTTCTCTTCAACAACCCTGTATCGAACAGTATGTGGTCAATGGCTTCACATGGAGCGAGGATCGTG GGACTCAAGCCAAAGGCCATTGCGCAAACTGCGGTAACCCATTCCTCCAGCGCGGTCCAGCAAGTTTTGCCTCCattgtggaaaattttggGCCATAACCGATACGTGCTGAAACTGGCCGGTTTCAGTGGAGCTATGGCTGTAATATTGGGCGCGTACGGTGCCCACTATCATTTCATTCCCAACGATGACGTTAAGGAACGTGATCCGAAGCAAATTTTCGAAATGACCAACCGCTACCACTTCATCCATTCCTTGGCGTTGCTGGCGGCCCCTCTTGCCAGACGTCCGGTATTG ACGGCGACACTAATGGGACTCGGAATGACGTTATTCTGCGGCTCTTGCTACTATGTCGCGTTCAGTAACGATCGTCGCGTTGTGAAACTAACGccgatgggtggttttttgctcATCTTCGGAtggctttcgtttgttttgtaa
- the LOC128730478 gene encoding LOW QUALITY PROTEIN: Bardet-Biedl syndrome 5 protein homolog (The sequence of the model RefSeq protein was modified relative to this genomic sequence to represent the inferred CDS: substituted 1 base at 1 genomic stop codon), whose translation MNQKPIWEDREVKFDISSIYKTIRSGEVILDVLDSVEDTKGNRGDCGRILATNLRVIWYSVTSHRFSLSIGYSCILTMNTKTVVSKLRGTTQALYILCVGSNSRFEFIFTNLMAMNSKHFASIFDIYRLYQGSTIYRELKLRSSIVMSGQLQVQPQEQIFNTINGVWNLSSDQGNLGILIISNVRIVWYAEMNNSFNISLPYMQIGSLRIRESKYGQALVIQTLETGGSYVLGFRIDPPERLRDVYKELLSLHSVYTETPVFGVFYKAPADVARPATELNDDIEELDSTVGSEINSKFTAYLADTNACDAPGTKRKPFYCKELGFAMESLKDGYTIKDLWDVLPSQXKT comes from the exons ATGAATCAAAAACCAATTTGGGAAGATAGAGAAGTTAAATTCGACATATCCTCTAT TTATAAAACAATCCGCAGTGGCGAGGTCATTCTCGATGTGTTGGATTCCGTTGAAGATACCAAAGGAAACAGAGGTGATTGTGGGCGAATTCTGGCTACCAATTTGCGCGTCATATGGTACTCGGTGACTTCCCATCGATTTAGCTTGTCCATCGGATACTCCTGTATACTGACAATGAACACCAAAACGGTCGTATCGAAGCTCCGAGGTACCACTCAAGCTTTGTACATACTCTGTGTGGGATCAAATTCGCGTTTTGAGTTTATCTTTACGAATCTAATGGCAATGAATTCGAAGCACTTTGCCTCTATTTTCGACATATATCGTCTCTACCAGGGTTCGACCATATATCGAGAACTGAAGCTGCGCTCCTCAATAGTGATGTCAGGTCAGCTGCAGGTTCAACCACAAGAACAGATCTTCAACACCATCAACGGCGTCTGGAACCTTTCGAGTGACCAAGGGAATCTCGGTATACTGATCATCAGTAATGTTCGAATAGTGTGGTACGCCGAAATGAATAATAGCTTCAACATATCCCTGCCGTACATGCAGATAGGAAGTTTGCGCATCCGTGAATCAAAATACGGACAAGCCCTAGTGATCCAGACCCTCGAAACGGGCGGTTCGTATGTCCTGGGCTTTCGTATAGATCCCCCAGAACGTTTGCGAGACGTATACAAAGAGTTGCTTTCATTGCACAGTGTATACACCGAGACCCCTGTGTTCGGAGTGTTTTATAAAGCTCCGGCCGATGTAGCTCGTCCAGCGACAGAATTGAACGATGATATCGAGGAACTTGATTCTACTGTTGGAAGCGAGATCAATTCCAAGTTTACTGCCTACCTGGCCGATACGAACGCATGTGACGCACCGGGGACTAAACGAAAACCTTTCTATTGCAAAGAACTTGGTTTTGCGATGGAGTCTCTTAAGGATGGCTACACTATTAAAGATTTGTGGGATGTACTGCCTTCCCAGTAGAAAACGTAA